The Pirellulales bacterium genomic sequence GTTCTTGACCCAGGCACGGAGCGTTGCGACCGATGAAGCTGATAATCGCCATCATTCAGCCCAGCCGCCTCGAGGCGGTCAAGGCCGCTCTGACCGAGGTCGAGGTGTTCCGCCTCACCATCATGGACGTGCAAGGCTTCGGCCGCCAGAAGGGGCATACCGAGGTTTATCGCGGGCACGAGATTTCCGTCAATCTGCTACGGAAAGTGCAACTTCAGATCGCGGTGAACGAGGAATTCGTCGAGCCGACGATCAACGCGATCATCAAAGGGGGCCGCACCGGCAAGGCCGGCGAGATCGGCGACGGCAAAATCTTCGTCCTCCCGCTGGAAGACTGCATCCGCATCCGCACCGGCGAACGGGGCGGCGAAGCGATTTAGAAAAAGGGGACATTCTACTTTTTAGCTTTGCGGCTCGACTTGCTACGGGCCGTCGCGTAAAAAGTAGAATGTCCCCTTTTTTCTACCGCGAGCGCAGCGAGGTTAGCACGCCCTGCAATCGGGCAACGACTTGCGAATCGATGAGATGCTTCGTCGCCAGCGGCTTGATTTCTTCCAGACGCTTGTCGAGCCAGGCTGCCGCGGCCGCATCGGAGGCCGCGGTTGGGAGGGCCGCTCGGCGGTCGTCGATCGATTTCAGAAATGATTCCGAGGTCTTCAGAGTTTTCAGCGTTCCGAGCGTCCGCTCTGCCTCATCAAGGTCGCCGCGAACGAGCTGCCGCTGGAAACGGGCTTCGAGGACCGTTTGTTGGGCCACGAGGTCGATCAGTTCTTCGCCGAGCCGGGCCACCAACTCGCCGGTCTCCAGCCGCCGCCCATTGTCTTGCACCTCGACGACGACGCGCTTTTCGACTCCCGGGGCCAGCGGAAACCGGGCTAACAATTCGCCCCCGCTGCGGACCGACACCATTTCCAATTCAATTCCACTCGCCGCTTCGATCTTGATTGCTCCTCGTTCGTCGGTGCGGCCGAGCGGATGGGGCGTCTTCTCGATCGGACTCTGCCCGAAGACTTCCAAGTCCTCGAGCGGGATTCCGTCCGGCCCGCGAGCTTTGATCATGAGTTCCGTCGACGAATTCGTGGGAGCGGCCGTGCGGATTCCCAGATACTCGGTTCGCCCGTCGTATTTGAGTTCCAACGGGTCCTCGACACCTGTGAACAGCCGGCACTTTGCCGTCGCGCCGGTCACATCTTCGACATTCAGCAACGTCCAAGCCACCGGGAAGACACCGTCGCCGAGGGTGC encodes the following:
- a CDS encoding P-II family nitrogen regulator; the encoded protein is MKLIIAIIQPSRLEAVKAALTEVEVFRLTIMDVQGFGRQKGHTEVYRGHEISVNLLRKVQLQIAVNEEFVEPTINAIIKGGRTGKAGEIGDGKIFVLPLEDCIRIRTGERGGEAI